A stretch of Microbacterium sp. 4R-513 DNA encodes these proteins:
- a CDS encoding dihydrolipoamide acetyltransferase family protein, with protein sequence MIQEFRLPDLGEGLPEAELVQWLVAEGDTVTLNQTIAEVETAKAVVELPSPHAGVVSKLHAQAGDVVAVGSVLIAFDLPGGNGTSEKAPSAEAPVGAPVEEKAEEKAQPNLVGYGAAPQSSGRPQRRARAAAASVSRSGADTAVLEAAPHDVLHATETVDVPLERPKSTPPVRKLAKDLGIDLGLVEPTGQGGIITRGDVEAYAERVGTSVQPTSAAEEPVETAPSSPAALAAGRERERRIPIRGVRKHTAEAMVRSAFTAPHVTTFLTVDVTATTELLASLKSDRSLEGHRIGILAVAAKAVCLALARTPELNSRWDEEHGEIVEFGYVNLGIAAATLRGLVVPNVRDADAMTLVELADAIGELAQTARSGKTSPAEMMGGTFSITNVGVFGVDAGTPILNPGEAGILALGAVRRQPWEHRGEIALRDVMTLALSFDHRLVDGEQGSRFLADVGAILREPGRAMLLR encoded by the coding sequence GTGATCCAGGAGTTCCGTCTCCCCGACCTCGGCGAGGGTCTTCCCGAGGCCGAGCTCGTGCAGTGGCTCGTCGCCGAAGGCGACACCGTCACCCTCAACCAGACGATCGCCGAGGTCGAGACGGCCAAAGCCGTCGTCGAGCTGCCCTCGCCCCACGCCGGCGTGGTCTCCAAGCTCCACGCCCAGGCGGGCGACGTCGTCGCGGTCGGCTCGGTGCTGATCGCCTTCGACCTCCCCGGCGGGAACGGGACGAGCGAGAAGGCACCGTCGGCCGAGGCCCCAGTCGGGGCTCCGGTCGAGGAGAAGGCCGAGGAGAAGGCCCAGCCCAACCTCGTCGGCTACGGCGCGGCGCCGCAGTCCAGCGGACGCCCCCAGCGGCGCGCCCGGGCGGCCGCGGCATCCGTCTCCCGTTCCGGCGCCGACACCGCCGTGCTCGAAGCGGCCCCGCACGACGTGCTGCACGCGACCGAGACGGTCGACGTGCCGCTCGAGCGGCCCAAGTCGACGCCTCCCGTCCGCAAGCTCGCGAAGGATCTGGGGATCGACCTCGGCCTTGTCGAGCCCACCGGCCAGGGCGGCATCATCACGCGCGGCGACGTCGAGGCGTACGCCGAGCGCGTCGGAACGTCGGTCCAGCCCACGAGCGCCGCGGAGGAGCCCGTCGAGACCGCACCGTCCTCGCCCGCGGCGCTCGCGGCCGGCCGGGAGCGCGAGCGGCGCATCCCGATCCGAGGCGTCCGCAAGCACACCGCCGAGGCGATGGTGCGCAGCGCCTTCACGGCGCCGCACGTCACGACGTTCCTCACGGTCGACGTCACGGCGACGACCGAGCTTCTCGCGTCGCTCAAGTCCGACCGCTCGCTCGAGGGTCACCGCATCGGCATCCTGGCCGTCGCGGCGAAGGCCGTGTGCCTTGCTCTCGCCCGTACGCCCGAGCTCAACTCGCGGTGGGACGAGGAGCACGGCGAGATCGTCGAGTTCGGGTACGTGAACCTGGGCATCGCTGCTGCGACGCTGCGCGGCCTGGTCGTGCCGAACGTCCGAGACGCCGACGCCATGACGCTCGTCGAGCTGGCGGACGCGATCGGAGAGCTCGCCCAGACGGCTCGCTCGGGGAAGACCTCGCCCGCCGAGATGATGGGCGGCACCTTCTCGATCACGAACGTCGGCGTCTTCGGCGTCGACGCGGGCACGCCGATCCTCAATCCGGGGGAGGCGGGCATCCTCGCGCTCGGCGCCGTCCGTCGCCAGCCGTGGGAGCACCGCGGCGAGATCGCGCTCCGTGACGTCATGACCCTGGCGCTCTCGTTCGACCACCGCCTCGTCGACGGGGAGCAGGGTTCGCGCTTCCTGGCCGACGTCGGTGCGATCCTCCGTGAGCCCGGAAGGGCCATGCTGCTGCGCTGA
- a CDS encoding alkaline phosphatase family protein: MPSDSEHDGAGANGGEDARIGADAAPDAPADARTRPPLEAEPLVAGADETAASRRDFLKFGGIAAAGLIVGGGVGAAAGASIGQRLGYREGAEDYGALAPRHEPGFDHVVVLMGENRSFDNLLGWLYTPETLPEGQTFDGLAFGDYSNVGPDGSRVAAHAYSGPTDIVMGAPNPDPGEEFPHVNTQLFGVVSPASNATSQVGDMASPFNAPPRGSEATMQGFLHDYVNNITRLRKGLAPTPAEASQIMGGFSPEQLPVLSTLAKEFAVFDAWFAAVPSQTYCNRSFFHASTSHGFVTNKHDGGYDKWLDAEPAPTIFNRLEEAGVSWKVYFDEMQLVSLTGIMHAPVLEKYWRTKRFAHMSQFYEDARKGELPAYSFIEPRLVYNHNDFHPPFGKLRSSDVDGVVVIDSAVSDVRAGEKLVAGIYDAIRQSDSPKGSNAMNTLLLITFDEHGGTYDHVPPPAATPPHVDAPPGEMGFAFDRLGVRVPAIAVSAYTRAGTIIHDELHHGAVIATLSRLHGLRPLTRRDAGANDLFPIVNLDKPRDPRTWPIVHPMYVPPNPEADEVSELDDAPHKDKPLSPPGRGLLGLLLARYGQSDDSTEPETYADAYRVLRKHGLGLFYPKID, translated from the coding sequence ATGCCGAGTGACAGCGAGCACGACGGGGCAGGCGCGAACGGGGGCGAGGACGCGCGCATCGGGGCGGACGCCGCTCCGGATGCGCCTGCGGACGCCCGGACGAGACCTCCGCTGGAGGCGGAACCGCTCGTTGCCGGAGCCGACGAGACGGCGGCGTCCCGGCGCGACTTCCTGAAGTTCGGCGGCATCGCGGCGGCCGGGCTCATCGTAGGGGGTGGGGTAGGCGCAGCGGCCGGTGCCTCGATCGGTCAGCGCCTCGGCTACCGCGAGGGGGCCGAGGACTACGGCGCGCTCGCGCCGCGGCACGAGCCGGGCTTCGACCACGTCGTCGTGCTCATGGGCGAGAATCGTTCCTTCGACAACCTCCTCGGCTGGCTCTACACCCCCGAGACGCTGCCGGAGGGGCAGACGTTCGACGGCCTCGCGTTCGGGGACTACTCGAACGTCGGACCGGACGGATCCCGCGTGGCGGCTCACGCGTACTCGGGACCGACCGACATCGTCATGGGCGCCCCGAACCCGGACCCCGGCGAGGAGTTCCCGCACGTCAACACCCAGCTCTTCGGAGTCGTGAGCCCCGCCTCCAACGCGACGAGTCAGGTCGGCGACATGGCGTCGCCCTTCAACGCTCCTCCGCGCGGGAGCGAGGCGACGATGCAGGGGTTCCTCCACGACTACGTCAACAACATCACGCGGCTGCGCAAGGGTCTCGCGCCGACGCCGGCCGAGGCATCCCAGATCATGGGCGGGTTCTCCCCCGAGCAGCTCCCCGTCCTCTCTACTCTCGCGAAGGAGTTCGCCGTCTTCGACGCGTGGTTCGCGGCCGTCCCCTCGCAGACGTACTGCAACCGGTCGTTCTTCCACGCCTCGACGTCGCACGGCTTCGTCACCAACAAGCACGACGGCGGCTACGACAAGTGGCTCGACGCCGAGCCCGCCCCGACGATCTTCAACCGGCTCGAAGAGGCCGGCGTCTCGTGGAAGGTGTACTTCGACGAGATGCAGCTCGTGTCGCTCACGGGCATTATGCACGCGCCCGTGCTCGAGAAGTACTGGCGCACGAAGCGGTTCGCGCACATGTCGCAGTTCTACGAGGATGCGCGCAAGGGGGAGCTCCCGGCGTACTCGTTCATCGAGCCCCGGCTCGTCTACAACCACAACGACTTCCACCCGCCGTTCGGCAAGCTGCGGTCGAGCGACGTGGACGGCGTCGTCGTGATCGACTCGGCGGTCTCCGACGTCCGGGCCGGCGAGAAGCTCGTCGCCGGCATCTACGACGCCATCAGGCAGAGCGACAGCCCCAAGGGCTCCAACGCGATGAACACGCTCCTGCTCATCACGTTCGACGAGCACGGCGGGACCTACGACCACGTTCCGCCGCCCGCGGCCACTCCCCCGCACGTCGACGCGCCGCCCGGCGAGATGGGCTTCGCCTTCGACCGGCTCGGCGTGCGGGTGCCGGCGATCGCCGTCTCGGCCTACACCCGCGCGGGCACAATCATCCACGACGAGCTGCACCACGGAGCCGTCATCGCGACACTCTCCCGGCTGCACGGTCTGCGGCCGCTGACACGCCGCGACGCAGGCGCCAACGACCTCTTCCCGATCGTCAACCTCGACAAGCCGCGCGATCCCCGCACGTGGCCGATCGTGCACCCGATGTACGTGCCGCCGAACCCCGAGGCGGACGAGGTCTCGGAGCTCGACGACGCGCCGCACAAGGACAAGCCCCTCAGCCCTCCCGGGCGCGGGCTCCTCGGGCTCCTCCTCGCGCGCTACGGCCAGTCGGACGACAGCACCGAGCCCGAGACGTACGCCGACGCCTACCGGGTCCTCCGAAAGCACGGCCTCGGACTCTTCTACCCGAAGATCGACTGA
- a CDS encoding Lrp/AsnC family transcriptional regulator, which translates to MSTLDHVDLELLAALSADPRATVVALAEKLGLSRNTVQARMGRLERAGVFLSYERAISSAALGFPIEAFVSVIVRQADLPRIGHDLTAIPEIVQVHGLSGQVDLLVRVACRDTQHLFDTDARILAIEGVERTETSLVMGEVIGYRVAPLMELAQREQ; encoded by the coding sequence ATGAGCACCCTCGACCACGTCGATCTCGAGCTACTCGCGGCCCTGTCGGCCGACCCGCGCGCCACGGTCGTCGCGCTCGCCGAGAAGCTCGGGCTCTCGCGCAACACGGTGCAGGCGCGCATGGGCCGCCTCGAGCGCGCCGGCGTCTTCCTGTCCTACGAGCGGGCCATCTCGTCCGCCGCGCTCGGCTTCCCGATCGAGGCGTTCGTGAGCGTCATCGTGCGCCAGGCCGATCTTCCGCGCATCGGCCACGACCTCACGGCGATCCCCGAGATCGTGCAGGTGCACGGCCTCAGCGGCCAGGTCGATCTGCTCGTGCGCGTCGCATGCCGCGACACCCAGCACCTCTTCGACACGGATGCCCGGATCCTCGCGATCGAGGGCGTCGAGCGCACCGAGACCTCGCTCGTCATGGGCGAGGTCATCGGCTACCGCGTGGCCCCCCTCATGGAGCTGGCACAGCGGGAGCAGTGA
- a CDS encoding alpha-ketoacid dehydrogenase subunit beta, whose product MTQLTMAKAINEGLRRAMVDDDKVLVMGEDIGKLGGVFRITDGLLDEFGAQRVVDTPLAEAGIMGTAVGLAFRGYRPVVEIQFDGFVYPAFDQIVCQVAKLHYRTRGNVKMPITIRIPWAGGVGAAEHHSESPEAYFVHTSGLRVVAVSNPQDAYVMLRQAIASDDPVVFFEPKRLYHSKGEVDLGADLADAPPMGLARIAREGSDVTLLTYGSQVAVAMDAATAAEDEGISIEVIDLRSISPVDYRTVTASVRKTGRVVVTHEAAREAGVGAELIASVTEKCFNYLEAAPVRITGHDIPYPPAKLEKHHLPDLDRILDGVDRVLDRPNSMSGVIEP is encoded by the coding sequence ATGACGCAGCTCACGATGGCCAAGGCCATCAACGAAGGCCTGCGCCGTGCGATGGTCGACGACGACAAGGTCCTCGTCATGGGCGAGGACATCGGCAAGCTCGGCGGCGTCTTCCGCATCACCGACGGACTTCTCGACGAGTTCGGCGCGCAGCGCGTCGTGGACACGCCCCTCGCGGAGGCGGGGATCATGGGCACCGCCGTGGGCCTCGCGTTCCGCGGGTATCGCCCGGTCGTCGAGATCCAGTTCGACGGCTTCGTGTACCCCGCCTTCGACCAGATCGTCTGCCAGGTCGCGAAGCTGCACTACCGCACGCGCGGCAACGTCAAGATGCCGATCACGATCCGCATCCCGTGGGCGGGCGGCGTCGGGGCGGCCGAGCACCACTCCGAGTCGCCCGAGGCCTACTTCGTGCACACGTCGGGACTGCGCGTCGTGGCGGTCTCGAACCCCCAGGACGCATACGTCATGCTGCGTCAGGCGATCGCCTCCGACGACCCGGTGGTGTTCTTCGAGCCCAAGCGGCTGTACCACTCCAAGGGCGAGGTCGACCTCGGCGCCGATCTCGCCGATGCACCGCCGATGGGGCTGGCCCGCATCGCGCGCGAGGGCTCGGACGTCACGCTCCTCACGTACGGCTCGCAGGTCGCGGTGGCGATGGATGCCGCGACCGCCGCCGAAGACGAGGGCATCTCGATCGAGGTCATCGATCTCCGCTCGATCTCGCCCGTCGACTACCGCACCGTGACGGCGTCCGTCCGCAAGACGGGACGGGTCGTCGTGACGCACGAGGCCGCGCGCGAAGCCGGTGTCGGGGCGGAGCTCATCGCGAGCGTCACGGAGAAGTGCTTCAACTACCTCGAGGCCGCCCCCGTGCGCATCACGGGCCACGACATCCCGTATCCGCCCGCCAAGCTCGAGAAGCACCACCTGCCCGACCTCGACCGCATCCTCGACGGTGTCGATCGCGTGCTCGACCGGCCGAACAGCATGTCCGGGGTGATCGAACCGTGA
- a CDS encoding TetR/AcrR family transcriptional regulator → MTSGLTERDRAKADRQAAILHEAARLFAERGFSGVSLEDLGAAVGVSGPAVYRHFANKQALLGAILVGVSERLLAGGQEVLARSDDPREQLASLVAFHVDFALSDADVIRVQDRDLASLSDEDRNRVRRLQREYVELWMIVLARLHPDRAESDLRVRAHACFGLINSTPHSMRGARQAASDRTVRPVLESMALAALTI, encoded by the coding sequence ATGACAAGCGGTCTGACCGAGCGCGACCGCGCGAAAGCCGATCGTCAGGCCGCGATTCTGCACGAGGCCGCACGTCTCTTCGCCGAGCGCGGCTTCAGCGGCGTGAGCCTCGAAGACCTGGGAGCGGCGGTAGGCGTGAGCGGCCCGGCCGTGTACCGGCACTTCGCCAACAAGCAGGCGCTGCTGGGCGCCATCCTCGTCGGCGTGAGCGAGCGGCTCCTCGCCGGCGGGCAGGAGGTGCTCGCGCGCTCCGACGATCCGCGGGAGCAGCTCGCGTCGCTCGTCGCCTTCCACGTCGACTTCGCCCTGAGCGACGCCGACGTCATCCGCGTGCAGGACCGCGACCTCGCGAGCCTGAGCGACGAGGACCGCAATCGAGTCCGCAGGCTCCAGCGCGAGTACGTCGAACTGTGGATGATCGTCCTGGCCCGCCTTCACCCCGACCGCGCCGAGAGCGACCTGAGAGTCCGCGCGCACGCGTGCTTCGGCCTCATCAACTCGACGCCGCACAGCATGCGCGGGGCGCGCCAGGCGGCGTCCGACCGCACCGTCCGCCCGGTGCTCGAATCGATGGCGCTCGCGGCCCTCACCATCTGA
- a CDS encoding DMT family transporter: MTATLTLPHVASSRRVRTVGLVMAVTSALAFSSSGPMIKPLLEAGWSLGAALLVRMGVSGLLLAPALLIAIRRERSFLRKHWRIIVGFGLTAVAGCQILFFAAMQRMPVAVALLIQYLAPVLLVGLAWVRTRRPPSRLVMVGSVVAILGLVLVVDISGATFDLLGTFLALGAAVCVGAYFLISERAGDDLPPLALASGGLLVGAALMAVLCASGILPFQTPSVEVVLGGATLPWFVPLFWVAGIATTLGYAFGVMAVPRIGSRVASFVGLSEVLFALGFAWLLLGEVPAPVQFLGGALILAGVVLVRMDAEAGLRDEPLTAPAVPAP; encoded by the coding sequence ATGACCGCGACTCTCACTCTGCCCCATGTCGCCTCGTCGCGCCGCGTGCGCACTGTCGGTCTCGTCATGGCCGTCACGTCGGCACTCGCCTTCTCGTCGAGCGGACCGATGATCAAGCCGCTTCTCGAAGCGGGCTGGTCGCTCGGTGCGGCCCTTCTCGTCCGCATGGGCGTCTCGGGCCTGCTCCTCGCGCCGGCGCTCCTCATCGCGATCCGCCGGGAGCGCTCGTTCCTCCGCAAGCACTGGCGCATCATCGTGGGCTTCGGCCTGACCGCCGTCGCGGGGTGTCAGATCCTCTTCTTCGCGGCCATGCAGCGGATGCCCGTCGCGGTCGCGCTGCTGATCCAGTACCTGGCCCCGGTGCTGCTCGTCGGCCTCGCCTGGGTCCGCACACGGCGCCCGCCGTCGCGGCTCGTCATGGTGGGCTCCGTCGTCGCCATCCTCGGACTCGTGCTCGTCGTCGACATCTCGGGTGCGACCTTCGACCTGCTGGGCACCTTCCTCGCCCTCGGCGCCGCGGTGTGCGTCGGCGCCTACTTCCTCATCTCGGAGCGAGCGGGCGACGACCTGCCGCCGCTGGCGCTCGCGTCCGGGGGACTGCTCGTCGGCGCGGCGCTCATGGCCGTCCTGTGCGCCAGCGGCATCCTTCCGTTCCAGACGCCGTCGGTCGAGGTCGTGCTCGGGGGAGCGACGCTGCCCTGGTTCGTGCCCCTCTTCTGGGTCGCCGGCATCGCGACGACGCTCGGCTACGCCTTCGGCGTCATGGCCGTGCCCCGCATCGGCTCGCGCGTGGCGTCGTTCGTCGGACTCTCCGAAGTGCTCTTCGCCCTCGGGTTCGCGTGGCTTCTTCTGGGCGAGGTGCCCGCACCGGTCCAGTTCCTCGGGGGCGCGCTCATCCTCGCGGGGGTGGTGCTCGTGCGGATGGATGCCGAGGCCGGCCTCCGCGACGAGCCGCTCACTGCTCCCGCTGTGCCAGCTCCATGA
- the pdhA gene encoding pyruvate dehydrogenase (acetyl-transferring) E1 component subunit alpha, giving the protein MTTMHTLTPQTDLATDVDDVARLVNEDGERVADPELERWVADVDVTALQGLYRDMTLVRRIDTEGIALQRQGQLGLWAPCQGQEGVQVGTARAFRADDFAFPSYREIGVQHVRGAKPADFVIAWRGEEHSTYNPYDINTATPQIIIGAQSLHAVGYAMGIQRDGTDQVAAAYFGDGASSQGDVNEAMIFASSFRAPVVFVCTNNQWAISEPVTVQAKFPIAGRAPGFGIPSMRIDGNDVLASLAAMRWALDHARSGKGPAFIEAVTYRMGPHTTSDDPTRYRDKEEVERWKRRDPIARVEALLRSQNAFGDDFQADVAADADRLGAAVRAAALGAVSRQPIGVFDHVYEEPHTGLAEQREHFAAYLSGFEADAEVGR; this is encoded by the coding sequence ATGACGACGATGCACACCCTCACACCACAGACGGATCTCGCGACAGATGTCGACGACGTCGCACGTCTCGTGAACGAAGACGGCGAGCGTGTCGCCGATCCCGAGCTCGAGCGGTGGGTCGCCGATGTCGACGTCACGGCTCTGCAGGGCCTCTACCGCGACATGACGCTGGTCCGTCGCATCGACACCGAGGGCATCGCCCTGCAGCGCCAGGGGCAGCTGGGCCTCTGGGCGCCGTGCCAGGGTCAGGAGGGCGTCCAGGTCGGAACCGCGCGCGCCTTCCGCGCCGATGACTTCGCCTTCCCGAGCTACCGCGAGATCGGCGTCCAGCACGTCCGCGGCGCGAAGCCCGCGGACTTCGTCATCGCCTGGCGCGGCGAGGAGCACTCGACGTACAACCCCTACGACATCAACACCGCGACGCCGCAGATCATCATCGGCGCGCAGAGCCTGCACGCGGTGGGCTACGCGATGGGCATCCAGCGCGACGGCACCGACCAGGTCGCCGCGGCCTACTTCGGCGACGGCGCCTCGAGCCAGGGCGACGTCAACGAGGCGATGATCTTCGCCTCGTCGTTCCGCGCCCCCGTCGTCTTCGTGTGCACGAACAACCAGTGGGCGATCTCGGAGCCCGTCACGGTGCAGGCCAAGTTCCCGATCGCCGGCCGTGCGCCGGGCTTCGGCATCCCGAGCATGCGCATCGACGGCAACGACGTCCTCGCGAGCCTCGCGGCGATGCGGTGGGCTCTCGACCACGCGCGCAGCGGCAAAGGCCCCGCCTTCATCGAGGCCGTGACGTATCGCATGGGCCCGCATACGACGTCGGACGACCCGACGCGCTATCGCGACAAGGAGGAGGTCGAACGCTGGAAGCGCCGCGACCCCATCGCCCGCGTCGAGGCGCTGCTGCGGTCGCAGAACGCCTTCGGCGATGACTTCCAGGCGGATGTCGCGGCCGACGCCGACCGTCTGGGCGCCGCTGTCCGTGCCGCGGCGCTCGGCGCCGTCTCGCGCCAGCCGATCGGCGTGTTCGACCACGTCTACGAAGAGCCGCACACGGGGCTCGCCGAGCAGCGCGAGCACTTCGCCGCCTACCTCTCCGGCTTCGAGGCAGATGCGGAGGTCGGGCGATGA
- a CDS encoding CGNR zinc finger domain-containing protein, whose protein sequence is MVFTNDTRLSLAAVVNLVNTLPGHDDPDRLETLADFDDFLAANPFTGRIDRTRATVDELRAARGRLRRLWDVDRVGAVPIVNEMLRDSGALPQLVIHDSYDWHIHATSDDAPLSTRILAEAAMAFVDVIRSDEYDRIRVCSADDCESVYVDYSRNGSKRYCDTGNCGNRMNVIAYRARKARETA, encoded by the coding sequence GTGGTTTTCACTAATGACACCCGTCTGTCTCTCGCCGCGGTCGTGAATCTCGTCAACACCCTGCCCGGTCACGACGATCCCGACCGTCTCGAGACCCTCGCCGACTTCGACGATTTCCTCGCCGCGAACCCGTTCACGGGTCGCATCGACCGCACCCGCGCCACGGTCGACGAGCTGCGCGCCGCACGCGGCCGTCTCCGCCGGCTCTGGGACGTCGACCGGGTCGGAGCGGTTCCGATCGTGAACGAGATGCTCCGCGACAGCGGCGCACTCCCCCAGCTGGTCATCCACGACTCGTACGACTGGCACATCCACGCGACGTCCGACGATGCCCCATTGTCGACCCGCATCCTCGCAGAGGCGGCGATGGCCTTCGTCGACGTCATCCGCTCCGACGAGTACGACCGGATCCGCGTGTGCTCCGCCGACGACTGCGAGTCCGTCTACGTCGACTACTCCCGCAACGGATCGAAGCGCTACTGCGACACCGGGAACTGCGGCAACCGCATGAACGTCATCGCCTACCGGGCCCGGAAGGCGCGAGAAACCGCCTGA